From a single Staphylococcus epidermidis genomic region:
- the lysA gene encoding diaminopimelate decarboxylase, producing MVVNYNDNGELTMGGTSLKTIAQSFGTPSIVYDEDQIRNQIRRYHKAFEASGLSYNISYASKAFTCIQMVKLIDEENLQLDVVSEGELYTALEAGFDSKRIHFHGNNKTKREIQYALDNQIGYFVVDTLEEIELIDKYADSNVDVVLRVNPGVEAHTHEFIQTGQEDSKFGLSIKHGLALNAVNKVKATKHLQLKGIHFHIGSQIEGTEPMIKTAKIVLNWLASERIEVSLLNIGGGFGIKYVEGDESFPIEQGISEITEAIKETAQALQYNIPEIGIEPGRSIVGEAGITLYEVGTIKDIPGVNKYVSVDGGMSDHIRTALYGAQYEALLVNRNEKANESVTIAGKLCESGDIIVRDAPLPSSVHRGDYLAILSTGAYHYSMASNYNQMQKPPVFFLKDGKAREVIKRQSLRQLIINDTK from the coding sequence ATGGTAGTTAATTATAATGATAATGGCGAACTGACAATGGGAGGTACAAGCTTAAAAACTATTGCACAAAGTTTTGGTACACCTTCGATTGTTTACGATGAAGACCAAATTCGTAATCAGATAAGAAGATATCATAAAGCATTTGAAGCAAGTGGTTTAAGCTACAATATATCTTATGCCTCAAAAGCTTTCACTTGTATTCAGATGGTTAAATTAATTGATGAAGAAAATTTACAATTAGATGTTGTTTCTGAAGGTGAACTTTATACTGCTCTTGAAGCAGGATTTGATTCGAAACGTATTCACTTCCATGGGAACAACAAGACGAAACGCGAGATTCAATATGCATTAGATAATCAGATTGGTTATTTTGTAGTGGATACGCTCGAGGAAATAGAGCTTATTGATAAATATGCTGATAGTAATGTAGATGTTGTATTACGTGTAAATCCTGGGGTTGAAGCCCATACACATGAATTTATTCAAACTGGACAGGAAGATAGTAAATTTGGATTATCAATCAAACACGGTCTAGCATTAAATGCAGTTAATAAAGTAAAAGCAACGAAACATTTGCAACTTAAAGGTATACATTTCCATATTGGCTCTCAAATCGAAGGCACTGAGCCGATGATTAAGACAGCTAAAATTGTGCTTAATTGGTTAGCAAGTGAACGAATTGAAGTGAGTTTACTAAACATAGGCGGTGGTTTCGGAATTAAATATGTCGAAGGAGATGAAAGTTTCCCTATTGAGCAAGGAATATCTGAAATTACTGAAGCTATTAAAGAAACTGCGCAAGCATTGCAGTACAATATTCCTGAAATTGGGATAGAACCTGGCCGTTCAATTGTTGGAGAAGCAGGTATCACTTTATATGAGGTTGGTACAATTAAAGATATCCCTGGAGTTAATAAATATGTATCAGTTGATGGCGGAATGAGTGATCACATACGAACTGCACTTTATGGTGCACAGTATGAGGCGTTGTTAGTTAACAGAAATGAAAAAGCTAATGAATCTGTAACAATTGCAGGTAAACTCTGTGAATCTGGTGATATTATCGTACGAGATGCCCCATTACCCTCTTCTGTTCATAGAGGTGATTACCTAGCAATACTTTCTACTGGTGCGTATCATTATTCAATGGCTTCAAATTATAATCAAATGCAAAAACCTCCAGTATTTTTCTTGAAAGATGGAAAAGCACGTGAAGTGATTAAACGTCAATCATTGAGACAGTTAATTATTAATGATACGAAATAA
- a CDS encoding ABC transporter permease: MFKFNFFYISKIRATWMLYLIGIYPLLIFLAELLNSNFLSLSATHKNSVSFLELFIAIYDTQQKVMLSLIIIGYLSSLLFYSEISTGRLLFYKDQSRYKIFNSKLTSIISSYFIFLFILLLSTLVVYLFYVNNHEYSSHSFMLNNSELNHTLILNLLGIFLTDLFLIFYVVIFSVKFNSGITIISMILCYVVIKITDNINKIKFSPSNFTNLDTDKSFIFNLSIMSSITIVYIFIIYLLAITIFRKIQF; this comes from the coding sequence ATGTTTAAATTTAACTTCTTTTATATTTCAAAGATTCGTGCAACTTGGATGCTTTACCTCATTGGGATTTATCCTCTCTTGATATTCCTAGCTGAATTACTTAATAGTAATTTTCTTTCATTATCAGCAACTCATAAGAATAGTGTAAGCTTTTTAGAATTATTTATCGCAATATATGATACTCAACAAAAAGTAATGCTATCACTTATAATTATTGGATATTTATCTTCTTTATTATTTTATAGCGAAATTAGCACAGGAAGACTATTGTTTTATAAGGATCAAAGTCGCTACAAAATTTTTAATTCTAAATTAACATCTATTATTTCTAGTTACTTTATATTCTTATTCATTTTATTATTATCAACGTTAGTAGTTTATTTGTTTTATGTTAACAACCATGAATATTCATCTCATTCTTTTATGTTAAATAACTCAGAATTAAATCATACTCTAATCTTAAATCTTCTTGGAATCTTTTTAACTGATTTATTCTTAATTTTCTATGTTGTTATTTTTTCTGTGAAATTTAATTCTGGGATAACTATTATTAGTATGATTTTATGTTACGTGGTCATAAAGATTACAGACAATATTAATAAAATCAAGTTTTCCCCTTCAAATTTCACAAATTTAGATACCGATAAAAGTTTTATTTTCAACTTATCAATAATGAGCTCTATTACTATTGTTTATATATTCATTATTTACCTCTTAGCAATTACGATTTTCAGAAAAATTCAATTTTAA
- the dapD gene encoding 2,3,4,5-tetrahydropyridine-2,6-dicarboxylate N-acetyltransferase — protein sequence MVQHLSAQEIIQYISDAKKSTPLKVYVNGHFENVTFPESFKVFGSEHSKVIFCEADEWKQFYQQNHSLITELEIEMDRRNSAIPLKDLTNTNARIEPGAFIREQAIIEDGAVVMMGATINIGAIVGEGTMIDMNATLGGRATTGKNVHVGAGAVLAGVIEPPSASPVVIEDNVLIGANAVILEGVRVGAGAIVAAGAIVTQDVPAGAVVAGTPAKVIKQTSEVQDSKREIVSALRKLNNE from the coding sequence ATGGTACAACATTTATCAGCTCAAGAAATCATTCAATATATTAGTGATGCTAAGAAATCAACACCACTCAAAGTTTATGTAAATGGTCATTTTGAAAATGTCACATTCCCAGAATCTTTTAAAGTTTTTGGCTCTGAACATTCAAAAGTAATTTTCTGTGAAGCAGATGAATGGAAACAATTTTATCAACAAAATCATTCATTAATCACTGAATTAGAAATTGAGATGGATCGTCGTAATTCAGCTATACCGCTTAAAGATTTAACAAACACAAATGCTCGTATTGAGCCAGGTGCGTTTATTCGTGAGCAAGCAATCATTGAAGATGGTGCTGTGGTTATGATGGGTGCTACGATTAATATTGGAGCTATTGTAGGAGAAGGAACAATGATAGACATGAACGCAACACTTGGTGGACGAGCTACAACAGGAAAAAATGTTCATGTTGGTGCAGGTGCTGTTTTAGCTGGTGTCATTGAACCTCCAAGTGCTTCCCCAGTTGTCATTGAAGACAATGTTTTAATTGGAGCAAATGCTGTTATTCTTGAAGGTGTACGCGTTGGTGCAGGTGCTATTGTAGCAGCTGGAGCTATTGTAACTCAAGATGTGCCAGCTGGAGCTGTAGTTGCTGGTACGCCTGCTAAAGTAATTAAACAAACTTCAGAAGTTCAAGACTCAAAACGTGAGATTGTGTCTGCACTGCGTAAATTAAATAATGAATAA
- a CDS encoding amidohydrolase: MNELEFVTLHRRHLHQYPELSLHEFETTSYITSFLEDLGVPYDRPLKTGVIAYLEGNSHHTIAFRADIDALPIYEENDIDFKSKNDNVMHACGHDGHTTALMLFVKRCKALYDKSELPHNVVFIFQPAEETGGGANRLIKAGAFDKYPIEAVFGFHVNPFEKEGKIVIRDEEITASATEYRFFLKGLSSHVADKEQGHSCGEGLQHVLSQIGQIQQFHLNGLKRNIIHMGHFEAGEAINTVPSHGYLEGTIRTYDTEDLAIVKHQMHKIAKSVQLLFNVECEVKFEEGYPPTMNHPQLRQAVENAIKGANLEIVEKKLPFLFGEDFSFYGQQLAPSYFVFVGTQNNEKGFVTGLHTAHLNFDEKILIDVVNYYEHLLRNYKEV; encoded by the coding sequence ATGAACGAGTTAGAATTCGTTACATTGCACAGAAGACATTTACATCAGTATCCAGAATTAAGTTTACATGAATTTGAAACGACATCGTATATAACATCATTTTTAGAGGATTTAGGCGTACCTTACGACCGACCACTTAAAACTGGTGTTATTGCTTATTTGGAAGGTAATAGTCACCACACTATTGCATTCAGAGCAGATATAGACGCGTTACCAATTTATGAAGAAAATGATATTGATTTTAAAAGTAAGAATGATAATGTCATGCACGCGTGTGGTCATGATGGTCATACGACAGCACTTATGCTTTTTGTTAAAAGGTGTAAAGCATTGTATGACAAATCTGAATTACCTCATAATGTAGTGTTTATATTTCAACCTGCCGAAGAAACCGGTGGAGGAGCTAATCGTTTAATCAAAGCTGGCGCTTTTGACAAGTACCCTATTGAAGCGGTGTTTGGTTTTCACGTTAATCCGTTTGAAAAAGAAGGTAAAATTGTAATTCGAGATGAAGAAATCACTGCAAGTGCCACTGAATATCGCTTCTTTTTAAAAGGATTATCTAGTCATGTTGCTGATAAGGAGCAAGGTCATTCATGTGGTGAGGGGTTACAGCATGTCTTAAGTCAAATCGGCCAAATCCAACAATTTCATTTGAATGGATTGAAACGTAACATTATTCATATGGGTCATTTTGAAGCTGGTGAAGCTATTAATACAGTACCGAGTCATGGTTATCTTGAAGGTACAATTCGTACATATGACACAGAAGATTTAGCTATTGTAAAACACCAAATGCATAAAATTGCGAAAAGTGTTCAATTATTATTTAATGTTGAATGTGAGGTTAAATTTGAAGAAGGATATCCACCAACAATGAATCATCCACAATTACGTCAAGCCGTTGAGAACGCTATAAAAGGTGCAAATTTAGAAATAGTTGAAAAAAAACTACCCTTCCTGTTCGGTGAAGATTTTAGTTTTTATGGTCAACAACTTGCCCCTTCATATTTTGTATTTGTTGGTACACAAAACAATGAAAAAGGTTTTGTGACTGGTCTTCATACTGCCCATCTTAATTTTGATGAGAAAATATTAATTGACGTTGTAAATTATTACGAGCATTTGTTAAGAAATTATAAAGAGGTGTAA
- a CDS encoding alanine racemase — protein MTAIWSLDTEAFYQNAVKVKNNEPIMAVVKNNAYHYGLEFAVKTFLKAEINTFSTTSLNEAIRVRKIAPEATIFLMNPVYDFDLVKRYDIHMTLPSLNYYYKYKQDLKGIHVHLEYENLLHRSGFRNIEEIREVLKDHDQNNQDKMIISGIWTHFGYADEFDVDEYKMERDAWLNLINTLLNENYHFDMIHSQNSASYFRENQMLLPHHTHARVGIALYGSRPYSLINEERITQSLTVKGNVIQVRDVNKGDYCGYSFAFEVKNDHTQLAVVDIGYGDGILKSRAKHEAIINGKRYPIRALMMSHMFIEVDDEVHAQDEVILYNKDIRIDEFTFKGVGANSEQLSAMNHDSLMKEYL, from the coding sequence TTGACAGCAATTTGGTCATTAGACACAGAAGCATTTTATCAGAATGCAGTAAAAGTAAAAAATAACGAACCAATAATGGCAGTTGTAAAAAACAATGCATATCATTATGGACTTGAGTTTGCAGTGAAAACATTTTTAAAAGCGGAAATTAATACATTTAGCACAACTTCATTAAATGAAGCTATACGAGTTAGAAAAATAGCACCTGAAGCAACTATATTTTTAATGAATCCTGTTTATGATTTTGATTTAGTAAAACGTTATGATATTCATATGACACTCCCCTCTTTAAACTATTATTATAAATATAAACAAGATTTAAAAGGCATTCATGTACATTTAGAATATGAAAATTTATTACATCGTTCCGGTTTTAGAAATATCGAAGAAATACGTGAAGTTTTAAAAGATCATGATCAAAATAATCAAGATAAAATGATTATTTCAGGAATATGGACGCATTTTGGGTATGCAGACGAATTTGACGTAGATGAATATAAAATGGAACGTGATGCTTGGTTAAACTTGATAAATACACTTTTAAATGAAAATTATCATTTTGATATGATACATTCACAAAATAGTGCAAGTTATTTTCGTGAGAATCAAATGTTACTTCCTCATCACACTCATGCTAGAGTTGGAATTGCCCTTTATGGTTCAAGACCATATAGTCTTATAAATGAAGAACGCATTACTCAATCTTTGACTGTTAAAGGTAATGTTATACAAGTTCGTGATGTAAATAAAGGTGATTATTGTGGATATAGTTTCGCCTTTGAAGTAAAGAATGACCACACTCAATTAGCTGTTGTTGATATAGGTTATGGCGATGGTATTCTAAAATCAAGAGCAAAACACGAAGCTATAATTAATGGCAAGCGATATCCAATTAGAGCACTAATGATGAGTCATATGTTTATTGAAGTTGATGACGAAGTTCATGCACAAGACGAAGTCATATTATATAATAAGGATATACGTATAGATGAATTTACATTTAAAGGTGTTGGCGCAAATTCAGAACAATTAAGCGCAATGAATCACGATTCTCTTATGAAGGAGTATTTATAA